The uncultured Sphaerochaeta sp. genome includes the window GCCTCTTCATATATCTCTCTGCTGATCATTCCTCACCTCCTTGGTTCTATGCTTAGTATTTGAGATCAGATGCCTCAAGCATCTTCTCAAACAACTCCCTGGCCTTATCTCTGCTCAGATTCATCAGTGGATCACTGAGGAAAGCAGAGAAGAGCAACTCATCATCCTTGTTCCAGATTGCCTCTAGGGTCATCTCCTGTACATCACTGACCTGCCTGACCAGATTCTGGATAGCAAGCGGGGGATCACTGGCAACAATCGGGCGGATGGAATCTTCACCCAATACCCCATTGCTCTCAACAATCCTGCCCTTGGGAAGATAACTGATCTGCCCTTCATTGGGACGATTGATATTGGTGACCATGGTCTTATCACCCATCAGGCAACGCATGATATCCACGCCTTCCTCATCAGTAAGCTCTGCCTTCAGGTCCTCATCCTTGAATACGCGCTCCCGCTTCTCCTTCGCTGTGCGCTCTCTCCAGGAATATGGAGTCCTGATCACCCCATAGGTATGCAGGTTCTCGTCGCTGGTAAGGAACCAAGGAACGAACTCGGCAAGGTGGCGATCCCCAGCGGCCCCAAGGGAACCAAAGTCACGCAAGAAACTGAGTGCAATCTTCTGGTCGCAGTCAAACCACTTCTCTTCCTCCAATCGCTTCTTGGCAACAGCAGTTCCATCACTGAAGGTAGAGGCATCCTGAACAAGCTCAATGAGACGGGGCATCAGGTCATGGGCCTTCCAAAAAGCCTTGGTCACAAAGGTGAAATGATTCACCCCGGTAAGATCAATCTTGATCTCCCTTCTATCGGGAACTGGTACATCAAACCACTCAGCCACCTTCTCAGCAAGGAAGTTCTGGGTATGGAATACCTCATGACAACAGCCCAGTGCCTTGATCTCGGGGAATGCCTTATAGAGTGCTGCAGTGCAGAGCGTCATTGGATTGGTGTAGTTGATCACCCAGGCATCAGGACAGTATTGCTTGACTTGCTCGGCGATCTCAAAGAACAGGGGAACGGCTCGGCGAGCGCGCATAATCCCACCAGGACCTGTGGTATCCCCTACAGACTGGAGAATCCCATACTCTTCAGGGAGGACAAGGTCGCCATAGCGGCATTCGGTCTTCCCTGGTTCTATGGAGATGATTACCAGATCACAACCAGTAAGCGCTTTTCCAATCTCATCCTCTGCGATGACGCGGAAACGACCCTCACTGTTGTTAACCTTGAACACCTTCTCTGCAACTGCCACATTGTTATGCGCAGCTTCCTTATCAATATCGTACAGAACCAAGGTACCGTGGGTCATGGTATTGTACGCAAGATCCTTCATGAACTGGATGGCCCAGAGGCGACCACCACCTCCAACAATACAGATACGAGTCTCTTTCATTCGATTCCTCCTCTCAGTACTCTTATTCTCCCTATCATAGTAGCAGATAAACAGCCCATGTACCTTGACATTGGGTATCTTTTTTTGACATTTCTCCCCAAATGGTGTACTACCTTAGAGCATGTATACCTTGGTAATCGTAGACGATGAAACAGAACTCCTGGAAGGGCTTACCCACTACTTCCCCTGGGAATCGATAGGATTCTCAGTCTCTGGATCCTTCACTGATGCAAGAAGCGCCCTTGCCTTCTGCAAGGACCATCACCCAGACGTGCTCCTTACCGATATACGGATGCCCTTCATGAGTGGACTCCAGTTGATCAAGGAACTGAAGCAGTTCCCTTCCCCACCCCAGTTCTGTATCATGAGTGCATATGATGACTTCGGCTATGCGAAAGAAGCTATCGGGTACGGGGTCCTGGAGTATCTGGTAAAACCATCCTCGTTTGAGGAGATCAAACAGACCTTTGAGAAAATCCGACACGTTTTGGACGGCTCTACACCGGCTATGGCTCCCTCCTCCTCATTTGTTCCGTCCAACCCCTTGGTCACAAAAACACTGGCGATCGTTGAGAAGAAACTCAGCAGCTGTACCCTACAGAATATTGCCTCGGAGCTTGGTGTGACTACGAGTTATCTGAGCAGGCTGTTCAAGGAAGAGACTACCCAGAATTTTCAGGAGTATCTCTTGAGCCATAAGATGGAAGTAGCAAAACAGATGCTCACCAGCAAAGTGGGCTATAAGAACAAGGAAATAGCGGAAGCACTAGGGTATCAAGATACGCAGAACTTCTGCAGGACATTCCGCAAGTACTGGGGAACCAGTCCCCAACAGTTGAAGAAGGAACAGGGCTTATGAACAAACGTATCATCCGTATCTTCTTCCGCCACAGTCTCCCCTTGGTCATTGTAGCGCTTCTCTTGGGAGGAGGAGCAACCTTGCTGACCCAGAACTTCATCAGGAGCAACTCCATCAGGCAGGCGAACCAGAAGCTTGCTGAGGTACAGGCCTACTATGATGTGATTCTTGATGAGATGGACAGCCTCTCCTTGATGTTCAGCACCAATCCCGAGATGATGAACCGCCTTCAGCGCGTTCTCAGCGGAGGAGAGGAGGTCAACTTGGACAACTATCGTGAATTCCGTCTCATCCGATCCTTCCTTGCAGCTCCTGCCAATGCAAGGCCCTATATCCATGACATCTACGTATACTTGGACAATGCTCGTGAGCTGGTACTCTCCAGTGATCTCGCGTTCACCGCGCTCCCGTATATGGAGGACTCCTCCTGGTTCCAAACGTACAAGGAGCTTCCCTCTGAGAACCAGAGTTACTCACAAAGGGTTACCCTCAAGGAAGGAACCCCGACAGAACAACATATCATTCGTATCCTGAGGCCAATCACAAATCCGGTCAATGAACGTATAGGAGTCATCGTCCTGGACATCAAGGAAAGGTCGCTTTCAGGGGCCTACCAGTTCCAGGAGGGAGAGATACTTACGGTTCACAACCGAGACGGACAGTTGCTTTTTTCCAATCCAAGCAATCATAGGGAGTATGCTGAAGAGGACATGTACTATTTCCAAGCCTTCTCTGGGAAGTATGGTTGGGAATACACGCTAGGCATCTATGAACCAATGCTCTACCAGCTCTCCACCACCCTGCTCTACTACACCATCACCCTCACGGTCATAGCACTTCTGCTGGGTCTTTATCTTACCCACCGAACCAATCGGCAAGAGAGAAAGTTCCTTGCCAATATCATGCAACAGCTCAGCCAGGTCGGAGATGCCGACTTCACTGAAGAACATCCAGAGAAGTATCGGAACATCTTTGATTACCTGAACCACCATGTCATCAGGACATTCCTCGAACAGGACTACCTCAGGTGGCAGACAGAGGCAATGGAATACCGTGCCCTGCAGATGCAGATCAATCCCCACTTTCTTTTCAACACCTTGGATACCATCAACTGGAAGGCGGTCAAACTTGCCTCAGGGGAGAACGATGTTTCCACCATGATCCAGCTTCTTTCAAAGCTGCTCAAATACTCGCTGCAGGTTGATGACTTCTCCGGCGTTCCCCTCTCCAAGGAACTCGAACAGACCGAGTACTATATTCAGCTGCAACATATCCGTTTCAAGCAGGCTTTCACCTGTGAGAAGGATATCGACCCTTCACTCCTTGATGTACGCGTTCCGGCAATGCTTCTGCAGCCCATTCTGGAGAATGCATTCAACCATGGATTCCGGGAGGGTGAGCCCCTTCATATCACCATCAGAGCAACGCTGGTGGAAGACAGGATGCAGATTGTAGTTTCCAACGACGGGAAGTGCATGAGCCAGGAGGAGGTTGATGCAATCAACCAGAGCAAGGCAGATGTACTGAAGAAAAAAAGTTCCCTTGGGCTGTTGAACATCAATAAGCGTCTGATGCTCTTCACCCAAGGGAAGTCCCCGATTGTCATTGCCAGTAAGGAGGATGCCGGGGTTACGGTTACCCTGTATCTCCCGCTCAGAAGAGAGGGATGATCAGGTCTTCATTCCAGTGGTAGCAATTCCCTCAACGAAGTATTTCTGTGCAGCGAAGAAGAGAATCACCGGAGGGAGTATGGAGATCAGGCTCATCGCCATGATCTGGTTCCAATCAAACTCAGTTGAGATGTCCATGGTCATCCTCAGGCCCAACGCCACAGGATACTTGGCCACACTACTGATATAGATCAAGACATTGAAGAAGTCATTCCACGTCCAGACAAACTGGAAAACGATGACTGAGAAAATGGCTGACTTGCACAGCGGCAACAACAGATCCTTGAGAATGACAAAACTGTTGCACCCATCCAGCTTCCCTGACTCATCAATCTCTATAGGCAAGCCCCTGAAGAACTGCACCATCATGAAATTGAAGAAGGGAAAGCTTCCAAGCATCGCTGGAACGATGAACGGCAGGTAGGTATCGAGCCAGCCAAGCTTCTTGAAGAAGATATACCGGGGAATGATAATAACCGTTGCAGGAAGCATCAAGGTTGCAATCATGATGAAGAACAAGAGCTTCTTAAGTGGAAAGTTGAACCTGGCAAACCCATAACCAACCAATGTTGCACTGATAACGGTGAATATGACCGTTGGGATTACCATCAGGAAGGTATTGGACAGGAAGGTTGAGAACCCATACTGGCCCGTCCCCGTCCAGCCGGCTGCAAAGGCACCGAAGACAGGGTTCTTGGGAAGCAATCCAATGGTTCCAAACATCTCCTCATTGGTCTTGAACGCTGCCCCGATCATCCAGAGCAACGGGTAGATCATGATATAGGCAAGGACGATCAAGAAGATATAGGAGATAATTTTTGCGGTAGGCGTTGTTTTCTTGATCATATTGAATCTCCGTAGTGTACCCAGCTCTCAGAACTGCGGAACGTCAAACTGGTAAAGAATAGGATAATGGCGAACAGTATCCAGGAGAGCGCGGATGCATAGCCCATCTTGAAGAACTTGAAGCCCTGATCGTAGAGCATCAGTCCATAGAGGTAGGTAGACTTCAGTGGTCCACCCTGTGTAATGACAAATGCACCGGTAAAGTCCTGGAATGCATTGATCATCTGCATGATAAGGTTGAACAATATGATGGGTGAAAGAGAGGGCAAGGTGATCTGGAAGAAAATGCGTGGCCTTCCTGCCCCGTCAATTTTTGCAGCCTCATAGAGGCTGAAAGGAATCTGCTTCAGTCCAGCCAGGAAGAGCAGCATGGAAGAGCCGAACTGCCAGACTGTGACCAAGCTGATGGTCCCTAAGGCAAGGTCAGGACTCCCAAGCCAATCGATGGCAGGAATTCCCAGTACACCGATGAGGTTGTTCACGACCCCCTGGTTCATGAACAGGTACTTCCACAGTACACTGATGGCCACACTTCCTCCCAGGATGGAGGGAATATAATACAGGGTACGAAACAAGTTGATACCCTTGATTTTCTGATTCAGGATGATTGCGATCAAGAGGGCAAACCCTATCTTGAGGGGAACCGCAATCAGGACGTAGTAAAACGTCACCTTCAAGGATTGCAGGAATGTCGCGTCTGCAGTAAAGATTTTCTTGTAGTTGGCAAGTCCGAGAAATTCCGGGTCACCAAGCAACTGGAACTCAGTGAATGAGTACCAGAAGGAGTTGATCAATGGAATGAGCTGGAGAAGCAGGAACCCAATGATCCATGGCAGGATGTAGAGATATCCGATATATGTGTAGTTCTTATATGAGCGTCTTTGCATCTCATTACCCTTTAAAACCTACCACCCGCCATTTGGCGGATGGTAGTATTGTACGATTTACAGAGAAGCAAGTGTTGCTTCAAGATTCTTGATCAGCTTGGCAGAAGCTTCCTCAGGGGTAAGCCTTCCAAAACCGAACTCATCGATCACGTCCTGCATTACCTGCATGACTTCACTATTCATTTGGTAGACACTCTGTGGGTCACCAGCCTGGGCAATACCTTCATTGGTGGCCTTCTCTGCCATCTCTGAGATCATGCCCTTCTCAGCAAGAACACTCCGTCCGATTGCTGCAGAGGGAATACCACGTGCAAGACCCAACTTCTCGATGGCTTCAGGATCAGTGAACAGGTAGTCCATGAGCTTGATAGCCTCATCCTTGTTCTTGGAGTTGTTGTTGACTACAAAGATCTGGGAGGGGCGCATCAGGATACCTGTGTTTACAGCACCATCCATGACAGGGAACTGACGGGTTTCGAAGTTTTCTCTAGCCCCAATGTCCTTGTCCATGGAACTTACCCAAGTCCATGCAGTTGCCATCTTGCCGTTGATCCAATCTGGATTTTCCTGGAACTTCTGATAGAAAAGTGAGGTCTGGCTGAAAGGAGCAATGATGTCCTCATCAATCCAGCGCTGGAAGTAGCGGAATACCTCAGCTCCCTGTTCCTGGGTAAAGGCAACCTGCTTGTTGCTGTCCACAACACTTCCGGCAAGCTGTGCAACGTAAATCTCAAACCAGTAGCGAAGAATGTCAGGTGTTGCACCACTGAAATAGCGGGTGGAATCCTGGTCGTTGATCTTCTTGCCTTCACTGATGATATTCTCCCAAGTCCACTTGGTGTTGGGATCAATGCCAAAATCAGAGAGCATTTTGGTGTCTACCACAAAGGTATTGACGTTGGTTCCGGTAGGAAGACCCATCAATTTCCCCTCATAGGAGCAGTAGTTCTCAAGGAATGCTGCATCAAACTGGGAAAGGTCAACCATGGAATCGTCGATGACAGTGAATACTTCACCCTTTGAGGAGAGCTCAGCAAGCCAAGGCTGGTCAATCTGGATAATGTCAGCAGCAGTACCGCCAGCAATCTGGGTCACTATCTTCTGGTAGTAGCCATCCCAGCCACCGTACTCGCCTTCCAACTTGACGTTGGGATTCTTTGCCATATAGGCATCCATTGCTGCAAGGGTCGGAGTATGACGAGAGTCACCACCCCACCAGGAGAGACGCAGTGTCACAGGACCGTCTTCTTTTGCAGCTTCTTTTGAACCGGCTGCAAATACTGTTCCCATTGCCAAAAGGGCGATGAGCAATAACACGAGCGTTTTTTTCATAAACAAGCCTCCGTTTGTGTTTTAGGTAGCTTCAGTCTGCAGGGCTTTTCTCACGGTTGCCAGCAAGAGAGTTTTGACAAAGTTGTATCATCTTTTGACATCCAGGGAAAAGTATTTCCACGTTGACGGGTGAGTCAAACCCGAGTAGGGTACAGGAAACGAGGAGAAATCACCATGCCCATCATTGATTCCCATGCACATATATTTACCGAGCTCTGCGGTTTTGGAGCCGACGGAGAACTTCGCTCCATCGGTGGAGGAAAAGCCCGTTGGGCTACAGGGGAGGTGATCGATCTCATACCCCAAAGCTATGGGGATACGACCTTCAGTGCTGAGCGATTTCTCACCTTGATGGATCAGAACAATGTTGAAAAGGCCGTTCTGTTACAAGGAGGTTTCCTTGGTTTTGCCAATAACTATCTTGCCCAGGTAGTAAAAATACACCCTACCCGTTTCGCTGCAGCAGCAACCTTCGACCCCTTCTGCCGCAACGCACAGAAGATTCTGGATAATCTAATCCAGACGTTTCGAATCTTCAAATTCGAGATGTCCACAGGGTGTGGCATCATGGGAAGCCATCCAGACTTTCCCCTCGATAAACCAAGTATGATGCAATTCTATGAACAGATAGCAACAAAGAAAGGCGTCCTGGTGTTTGACTTGGGAAGTCCTGGAGATGGGAGCAACCAACCACATGCTATCAGGAATATTGCTGAAGCATTCCCACATATGCCCATTGTCATCTGCCACCTCATGAGTCCTAGGCGCAATCATAGAAGGGAGCTGGAAGAAGGCCTAAAAACAATGAACCGAGAGAATATTTACTTTGACCTTGCCGCCCTTCACCATAAGGTACGACCTGAAGCATATCCGTTTCCAACTGCACAGGAATTTATATCGCTCGCGAAAAACTTGGTTGGATCTGACCACCTGATGTGGGGCACCGATGTCCCTTCCACCTTGGTACAATACAGTTACAGGCAGCTACTGGACTACCAGTGGGAGTTGTTTGCCGAGGAAGAGCGTAAGATGGTCTTTCATGATACGGCAGAAAGGATCTATTTCTCCACGTAGCAAAAACGACCATCCTTTCATTTCTTGCTTTCGGCTATCTTTACGAATCCCTAAACCCGCAGGTATACTTATTACCTACTATTTTACTAGGAATAAGGGGATAACCATGCATATATTTCAATCATATCTTGAGGATATCGCTGATGATAACCAACGCAGGAAAATGGATGCATTGCTTACTTGGGTGCATGAGACGTTTCCAACACTCGGAATGAGGATTGCCTGGAACCAACCAATATTCACTGACCATGAGACCTTCATCATCGGTTTCAGCAGGGCAAAAGCACACATCAGTGTTGCTCCTGAAAGCAGAACGATTGAGAAATTCTCAGATGATCTTTCAAAGGCAAAATTGTCAGCCACCAAAGAACTGTTCAGGATCAAATGGGAGCAGGAGACCCCCTACTCCCTTCTACAGAGGATCATCCTCTTCAATATCGAGGACAAGAAGGAGTGTTCAACATTCTGGAGGAAGTAAAGACCCTTTCCGTAATCTTTACAGTGTAGGAAGACCGTTACGGCCCTTTATAAGCAATCGTACAACTCCATGTAAAAGAGCGAAAGGCAACAACACGGCACTGAGCACTTGCATACCCAATTCATAGAAAAAAGAACTACCATGATATGGATGCCCTTTCAGTCTCGAGATAAATGCACTGAACGGAATACCATAGATATTTCCTACCTGCATCATCCTAATTGCTGAAAGCATAACCCTGGCTTCATTGATGCCATACGTTGTTTCAATCGTCCGGTAGGTTTCAATGTCAGGGAATCCTCCAGTATTTGCAAAGTGTTGTGCAAACATGATGGCCTTTCCTTCCTCCGGCCTGACAAGAGCTCCATCCCCGCTGAGTAGGCTGTAGATCTCCTCACTGCTTATGCCCTGTTTCAATGCCATATGAGCATGGGCATATGAACAAGCCGCACATCCGTTCACCTCTGTTACCGCAAGTTGCATACG containing:
- a CDS encoding alpha-galactosidase: MKETRICIVGGGGRLWAIQFMKDLAYNTMTHGTLVLYDIDKEAAHNNVAVAEKVFKVNNSEGRFRVIAEDEIGKALTGCDLVIISIEPGKTECRYGDLVLPEEYGILQSVGDTTGPGGIMRARRAVPLFFEIAEQVKQYCPDAWVINYTNPMTLCTAALYKAFPEIKALGCCHEVFHTQNFLAEKVAEWFDVPVPDRREIKIDLTGVNHFTFVTKAFWKAHDLMPRLIELVQDASTFSDGTAVAKKRLEEEKWFDCDQKIALSFLRDFGSLGAAGDRHLAEFVPWFLTSDENLHTYGVIRTPYSWRERTAKEKRERVFKDEDLKAELTDEEGVDIMRCLMGDKTMVTNINRPNEGQISYLPKGRIVESNGVLGEDSIRPIVASDPPLAIQNLVRQVSDVQEMTLEAIWNKDDELLFSAFLSDPLMNLSRDKARELFEKMLEASDLKY
- a CDS encoding response regulator; amino-acid sequence: MYTLVIVDDETELLEGLTHYFPWESIGFSVSGSFTDARSALAFCKDHHPDVLLTDIRMPFMSGLQLIKELKQFPSPPQFCIMSAYDDFGYAKEAIGYGVLEYLVKPSSFEEIKQTFEKIRHVLDGSTPAMAPSSSFVPSNPLVTKTLAIVEKKLSSCTLQNIASELGVTTSYLSRLFKEETTQNFQEYLLSHKMEVAKQMLTSKVGYKNKEIAEALGYQDTQNFCRTFRKYWGTSPQQLKKEQGL
- a CDS encoding histidine kinase, with translation MNKRIIRIFFRHSLPLVIVALLLGGGATLLTQNFIRSNSIRQANQKLAEVQAYYDVILDEMDSLSLMFSTNPEMMNRLQRVLSGGEEVNLDNYREFRLIRSFLAAPANARPYIHDIYVYLDNARELVLSSDLAFTALPYMEDSSWFQTYKELPSENQSYSQRVTLKEGTPTEQHIIRILRPITNPVNERIGVIVLDIKERSLSGAYQFQEGEILTVHNRDGQLLFSNPSNHREYAEEDMYYFQAFSGKYGWEYTLGIYEPMLYQLSTTLLYYTITLTVIALLLGLYLTHRTNRQERKFLANIMQQLSQVGDADFTEEHPEKYRNIFDYLNHHVIRTFLEQDYLRWQTEAMEYRALQMQINPHFLFNTLDTINWKAVKLASGENDVSTMIQLLSKLLKYSLQVDDFSGVPLSKELEQTEYYIQLQHIRFKQAFTCEKDIDPSLLDVRVPAMLLQPILENAFNHGFREGEPLHITIRATLVEDRMQIVVSNDGKCMSQEEVDAINQSKADVLKKKSSLGLLNINKRLMLFTQGKSPIVIASKEDAGVTVTLYLPLRREG
- a CDS encoding carbohydrate ABC transporter permease, with translation MIKKTTPTAKIISYIFLIVLAYIMIYPLLWMIGAAFKTNEEMFGTIGLLPKNPVFGAFAAGWTGTGQYGFSTFLSNTFLMVIPTVIFTVISATLVGYGFARFNFPLKKLLFFIMIATLMLPATVIIIPRYIFFKKLGWLDTYLPFIVPAMLGSFPFFNFMMVQFFRGLPIEIDESGKLDGCNSFVILKDLLLPLCKSAIFSVIVFQFVWTWNDFFNVLIYISSVAKYPVALGLRMTMDISTEFDWNQIMAMSLISILPPVILFFAAQKYFVEGIATTGMKT
- a CDS encoding sugar ABC transporter permease, with the protein product MQRRSYKNYTYIGYLYILPWIIGFLLLQLIPLINSFWYSFTEFQLLGDPEFLGLANYKKIFTADATFLQSLKVTFYYVLIAVPLKIGFALLIAIILNQKIKGINLFRTLYYIPSILGGSVAISVLWKYLFMNQGVVNNLIGVLGIPAIDWLGSPDLALGTISLVTVWQFGSSMLLFLAGLKQIPFSLYEAAKIDGAGRPRIFFQITLPSLSPIILFNLIMQMINAFQDFTGAFVITQGGPLKSTYLYGLMLYDQGFKFFKMGYASALSWILFAIILFFTSLTFRSSESWVHYGDSI
- a CDS encoding extracellular solute-binding protein, with the protein product MKKTLVLLLIALLAMGTVFAAGSKEAAKEDGPVTLRLSWWGGDSRHTPTLAAMDAYMAKNPNVKLEGEYGGWDGYYQKIVTQIAGGTAADIIQIDQPWLAELSSKGEVFTVIDDSMVDLSQFDAAFLENYCSYEGKLMGLPTGTNVNTFVVDTKMLSDFGIDPNTKWTWENIISEGKKINDQDSTRYFSGATPDILRYWFEIYVAQLAGSVVDSNKQVAFTQEQGAEVFRYFQRWIDEDIIAPFSQTSLFYQKFQENPDWINGKMATAWTWVSSMDKDIGARENFETRQFPVMDGAVNTGILMRPSQIFVVNNNSKNKDEAIKLMDYLFTDPEAIEKLGLARGIPSAAIGRSVLAEKGMISEMAEKATNEGIAQAGDPQSVYQMNSEVMQVMQDVIDEFGFGRLTPEEASAKLIKNLEATLASL
- a CDS encoding amidohydrolase family protein, yielding MPIIDSHAHIFTELCGFGADGELRSIGGGKARWATGEVIDLIPQSYGDTTFSAERFLTLMDQNNVEKAVLLQGGFLGFANNYLAQVVKIHPTRFAAAATFDPFCRNAQKILDNLIQTFRIFKFEMSTGCGIMGSHPDFPLDKPSMMQFYEQIATKKGVLVFDLGSPGDGSNQPHAIRNIAEAFPHMPIVICHLMSPRRNHRRELEEGLKTMNRENIYFDLAALHHKVRPEAYPFPTAQEFISLAKNLVGSDHLMWGTDVPSTLVQYSYRQLLDYQWELFAEEERKMVFHDTAERIYFST
- a CDS encoding DUF1801 domain-containing protein; this translates as MHIFQSYLEDIADDNQRRKMDALLTWVHETFPTLGMRIAWNQPIFTDHETFIIGFSRAKAHISVAPESRTIEKFSDDLSKAKLSATKELFRIKWEQETPYSLLQRIILFNIEDKKECSTFWRK
- a CDS encoding carboxymuconolactone decarboxylase family protein, whose protein sequence is MMHEGPIPSDILKRQAYKRKFSVQDLYRGIMLVPEAVSGLKYNRKHKVVSTDFLERMQLAVTEVNGCAACSYAHAHMALKQGISSEEIYSLLSGDGALVRPEEGKAIMFAQHFANTGGFPDIETYRTIETTYGINEARVMLSAIRMMQVGNIYGIPFSAFISRLKGHPYHGSSFFYELGMQVLSAVLLPFALLHGVVRLLIKGRNGLPTL